A window of Photobacterium sp. GJ3 contains these coding sequences:
- the nlpI gene encoding lipoprotein NlpI: MFAKRFKFAAIAMAVMLGGCSTNTYSSWEQPLIAVPLQPTIQQQIQLARIDQLLGRSDLDDETRSQIFYERGLLHDGIGLRDLARLDFDQSLALYPAQPDIFNILGVYLTQRARFDEAYEAFDSALELDVSHPYAQRNRGIALYYGGRYTLAKQDLIAHYEQDPNDPYRTIWLYFVELETAPEKAAQNLTNRFERADREDWGWNIVSMLMGSETEQQLLDSIVRSSESNAQMAERLTESYFYMAKRYQHENKYAEAVQLYKLTLSGNVYEFVEHRFAALELNRLLAALQNETAQVESEDEAL; encoded by the coding sequence TTGTTTGCAAAGAGGTTTAAGTTCGCAGCCATCGCGATGGCCGTCATGCTCGGCGGATGTTCGACAAATACTTATTCCAGTTGGGAGCAACCGCTGATCGCGGTACCGTTGCAACCCACGATCCAGCAACAAATACAGCTGGCGCGGATCGATCAACTGTTGGGACGCAGTGATCTGGACGATGAAACCCGCTCTCAGATTTTTTATGAGCGTGGTCTGCTGCATGATGGGATCGGCTTACGGGATCTGGCCCGACTGGATTTTGATCAGTCGCTTGCGCTGTATCCGGCCCAACCCGATATCTTCAATATCCTGGGTGTTTATCTGACACAACGCGCCCGGTTTGATGAGGCTTACGAGGCATTCGACTCCGCACTGGAATTGGATGTGAGCCATCCGTATGCACAGCGAAACCGTGGGATTGCACTGTACTACGGCGGTCGCTATACCCTGGCCAAACAAGATCTGATTGCGCATTATGAGCAGGATCCGAATGATCCTTATCGCACAATCTGGTTGTACTTCGTTGAACTGGAAACGGCACCGGAAAAAGCGGCACAAAACCTGACAAACCGGTTTGAGCGTGCAGATCGTGAGGACTGGGGCTGGAATATTGTCAGCATGCTGATGGGTTCAGAGACGGAGCAGCAGCTTTTGGATAGTATTGTCAGAAGCAGCGAAAGCAATGCGCAAATGGCCGAACGTCTGACAGAAAGTTATTTCTACATGGCAAAGCGCTATCAGCATGAGAATAAATACGCTGAAGCGGTTCAGTTATACAAGCTCACACTGTCTGGCAATGTGTATGAATTTGTTGAGCATCGTTTTGCAGCGCTGGAGCTGAATCGCTTACTGGCTGCGTTGCAAAATGAAACTGCACAGGTTGAATCCGAAGACGAAGCGTTATAA
- the truB gene encoding tRNA pseudouridine(55) synthase TruB, producing the protein MARRRKGRPVDGVLLLDKPGGITSNDALQKVKRIFFAEKAGHTGALDPLATGMLPICLGEATKFSQFLLDSDKRYRVIAKLGERTNTSDSDGEVVETRDVKVDRGLLERCIAKFRGTTKQIPSMFSALKYQGRPLYEYAREGKEVPREARDITVYEISLLRFSDNEVEMEVHCSKGTYIRTIVDDLGEMLGCGAHVTYLRRIGVSKYPLESMVTLEQLEALLEQAREQDIQPKELLDPLLLPTDTAVQDLPEVNLLPVVASYVLNGQPVQAGRVPEAGTLVRLTAGEQRDFIGVGEIDAEGMVAPKRVLANKQ; encoded by the coding sequence ATGGCTCGTCGTCGTAAAGGACGTCCGGTTGACGGCGTTCTGCTGTTAGACAAACCAGGTGGCATCACGTCAAACGATGCACTGCAAAAAGTGAAACGCATTTTCTTTGCAGAAAAAGCGGGACACACTGGCGCACTGGATCCTCTGGCGACCGGAATGCTGCCGATTTGTCTGGGGGAAGCGACTAAGTTTTCTCAGTTCCTGCTGGACTCGGATAAGCGCTATCGCGTCATTGCAAAACTGGGTGAGCGAACGAATACCTCTGACTCAGACGGTGAAGTGGTCGAAACCCGTGACGTGAAAGTTGATCGGGGCCTGCTGGAGCGCTGTATTGCCAAGTTCCGTGGCACGACCAAGCAAATTCCGTCTATGTTTTCGGCGCTGAAATATCAGGGACGCCCACTGTACGAATATGCCCGTGAAGGTAAAGAAGTACCGCGTGAAGCCCGTGATATCACCGTGTATGAAATCAGCCTGCTTCGCTTCAGCGACAATGAAGTTGAGATGGAAGTGCATTGTTCAAAAGGCACTTATATCCGTACGATTGTTGATGACCTGGGTGAGATGCTGGGTTGCGGCGCGCATGTAACCTACCTGCGTCGGATCGGTGTCTCCAAGTATCCGCTGGAGAGCATGGTCACGCTGGAGCAACTGGAAGCACTGCTGGAACAGGCACGTGAACAGGATATTCAGCCGAAAGAGTTGCTGGATCCACTGTTGCTGCCAACGGACACCGCAGTTCAGGATTTACCTGAAGTCAATCTTCTGCCAGTTGTCGCCAGCTATGTACTCAACGGTCAGCCGGTTCAGGCGGGTCGTGTTCCGGAAGCCGGAACACTGGTGCGGCTGACTGCCGGAGAGCAGCGTGATTTCATCGGTGTGGGTGAAATCGATGCTGAGGGGATGGTTGCCCCGAAGCGTGTACTGGCAAACAAGCAGTAA
- the rpsO gene encoding 30S ribosomal protein S15 — protein MSLNAETKAAIVAEYAQGTNDTGSPEVQVALLTAQINHLQGHFSEHKGDHHSRRGLLRMVSRRRKLLDYLKGKDLGRYQSLIQRLGLRR, from the coding sequence ATGTCTCTGAATGCAGAAACTAAAGCAGCTATCGTTGCTGAATACGCACAAGGCACAAACGACACGGGTTCACCTGAAGTTCAGGTTGCACTGCTGACAGCACAAATCAACCACCTGCAAGGCCACTTTTCTGAGCATAAAGGTGACCACCACAGCCGTCGTGGTCTGCTGCGCATGGTTTCTCGCCGTCGTAAGCTGCTGGACTACCTGAAAGGCAAAGATCTGGGTCGTTACCAGTCTCTGATCCAGCGCCTGGGTCTGCGTCGCTAA
- the pnp gene encoding polyribonucleotide nucleotidyltransferase, translating to MNPIVKTFQYGNHTVTLETGVMARQATAAVMASMDDTSVFVSVVGKKEAVEGQDFFPLTVNYQERTYAAGKIPGGFFKREGRPSESETLTARLVDRPIRPLFPDAFKNEVQVIATVVSVNPDVSPDIVTMIGTSAALAISGIPFNGPIGAARVGYINDQLVLNPSNKELAESRLDLVVAGTDSAVLMVESEAERLTEEQMLQAVVFGHDQQQTVINAIKEFAAEVATPAWDWTAPEVNTALKARVAEKAETRLAEAYQITEKMARYEQVGAIKNDVVAALLAEDETLEEREIRDMLSALEKNVVRSRIIAGNPRIDGREKDMVRALDVRTGVLPRTHGSSLFTRGETQALVTATLGTQRDAQILDELTGERKEHFLLHYNFPPYCVGETGFVGSPKRREIGHGKLAKRGIQAVMPSVDEFPYTVRVVSEITESNGSSSMASVCGTSLALMDAGVPIKASVAGIAMGLVKEGEDFVVLSDILGDEDHLGDMDFKVAGTNDGITALQMDIKIEGITKEIMQIALNQAKGARMHILGVMDQAISTARDDISEFAPRIHTMKINPEKIKDVIGKGGAVIRQLTEETGTTIEIEDDGTVKIAATEGTAAKEAIRRIEEITADVEVGRIYTGKVVRIVDFGAFVSVIGSKEGLVHISQIAEERVEKVSDYLQMGQEVQVKVLEIDRQGRIRLSMKEAKSEPAPAAGEDA from the coding sequence GTGAATCCTATCGTAAAAACCTTCCAGTACGGTAACCACACCGTCACTCTGGAAACTGGTGTTATGGCACGTCAGGCAACTGCTGCCGTGATGGCCAGTATGGATGACACTTCTGTCTTCGTCAGCGTTGTTGGTAAGAAAGAAGCTGTTGAAGGTCAGGACTTTTTCCCGCTGACTGTAAACTACCAGGAGCGTACTTACGCTGCCGGTAAAATCCCGGGTGGTTTCTTCAAACGTGAAGGCCGTCCTTCTGAAAGCGAAACCCTGACGGCACGTCTGGTTGACCGTCCAATCCGTCCACTGTTCCCGGATGCATTCAAAAACGAAGTTCAGGTGATTGCAACGGTCGTTTCTGTGAACCCGGATGTGAGCCCGGACATCGTGACCATGATCGGTACCTCTGCGGCACTGGCGATTTCTGGTATTCCGTTCAATGGCCCAATCGGTGCAGCGCGTGTTGGTTACATCAACGATCAACTGGTTCTGAACCCAAGCAACAAAGAGCTGGCGGAAAGCCGTCTGGATCTGGTGGTTGCTGGTACTGATTCTGCAGTGCTGATGGTTGAATCTGAAGCAGAGCGACTGACAGAAGAGCAAATGCTGCAAGCGGTTGTGTTTGGTCACGACCAACAGCAAACCGTGATCAACGCGATCAAAGAGTTTGCTGCTGAAGTTGCAACACCAGCCTGGGACTGGACTGCACCAGAAGTCAATACAGCACTGAAAGCACGCGTAGCTGAAAAAGCAGAAACGCGTTTGGCTGAAGCGTACCAAATTACTGAAAAAATGGCGCGTTACGAGCAAGTTGGCGCCATCAAGAATGATGTGGTTGCAGCGTTGCTGGCTGAAGATGAAACGCTGGAAGAGCGTGAAATCCGTGACATGCTGAGCGCTCTGGAAAAGAACGTTGTTCGTAGCCGCATCATTGCTGGCAACCCGCGTATTGATGGCCGTGAGAAAGACATGGTTCGTGCGCTGGACGTTCGTACCGGCGTTCTGCCGCGTACACACGGTTCTTCTCTGTTCACTCGTGGTGAAACGCAGGCACTGGTGACAGCGACTCTGGGTACCCAGCGTGATGCGCAAATCCTGGATGAACTGACAGGCGAGCGTAAAGAACACTTCCTGCTGCACTACAACTTCCCTCCTTACTGTGTGGGCGAGACTGGCTTTGTGGGTTCTCCGAAGCGTCGTGAAATCGGCCACGGTAAACTGGCGAAGCGTGGTATCCAGGCTGTGATGCCAAGTGTGGATGAGTTCCCGTACACCGTTCGTGTGGTTTCTGAAATCACCGAATCAAACGGTTCTTCTTCAATGGCTTCTGTTTGTGGTACTTCTCTGGCACTGATGGATGCAGGCGTGCCAATCAAAGCTTCTGTTGCGGGTATCGCAATGGGTCTGGTGAAAGAAGGCGAAGATTTCGTGGTTCTGTCTGACATCCTGGGTGACGAAGATCACCTGGGTGACATGGACTTCAAAGTAGCGGGTACGAACGACGGTATCACTGCACTGCAGATGGATATCAAAATCGAAGGTATCACTAAAGAAATCATGCAGATCGCTCTGAATCAGGCGAAAGGTGCGCGGATGCACATCCTGGGCGTGATGGATCAGGCAATCAGCACAGCACGTGACGATATCTCTGAGTTTGCACCGCGTATTCACACCATGAAGATCAACCCAGAGAAGATCAAAGATGTGATCGGTAAAGGTGGTGCGGTGATTCGTCAGCTGACTGAAGAAACCGGCACAACGATCGAAATCGAAGACGATGGTACTGTGAAGATCGCGGCAACCGAAGGGACTGCGGCAAAAGAAGCGATCCGTCGTATCGAAGAAATCACCGCTGACGTTGAAGTTGGTCGCATCTATACTGGTAAAGTAGTGCGAATTGTTGATTTTGGTGCATTTGTTTCTGTCATTGGCAGCAAAGAAGGTCTGGTACACATTTCTCAGATCGCTGAAGAGCGTGTAGAGAAAGTATCTGACTACCTGCAAATGGGTCAGGAAGTACAAGTGAAAGTACTGGAAATCGACCGTCAGGGCCGTATTCGCCTGAGCATGAAAGAAGCGAAGAGCGAGCCGGCACCAGCCGCAGGTGAAGACGCTTAA
- the rbfA gene encoding 30S ribosome-binding factor RbfA gives MAKEFSRTQRVAQQLQKELAVILQREIKDPRIGMATISSVEVSRDMGYAKVYVTFLTVGEQTPEDSLEALREMAPYIRSLLGKQIRLRVTPELNFIFDQSLTEGMRISNLVSKVVRDDEARRGDEPQDEGEDK, from the coding sequence ATGGCGAAAGAATTCAGCCGTACACAACGTGTTGCTCAGCAGCTGCAAAAAGAGCTGGCAGTGATTCTGCAACGCGAAATTAAAGATCCGCGCATTGGTATGGCAACTATTTCCAGTGTGGAAGTGTCCCGTGATATGGGATACGCCAAAGTCTATGTGACTTTCCTGACTGTGGGTGAGCAAACGCCGGAAGACAGCCTGGAAGCACTGCGTGAAATGGCACCTTACATCCGTTCATTGCTGGGCAAGCAGATCCGCCTGCGTGTTACGCCGGAGCTGAACTTTATCTTTGACCAGTCGCTGACGGAAGGTATGCGTATCTCCAATCTGGTCAGTAAAGTGGTTCGCGATGATGAAGCCCGTCGTGGCGATGAACCTCAGGATGAAGGTGAGGACAAGTAA